CGCCGCCTGACCCTGCCCGATCTGGAAGCCCTCGGCCCCACCCAGCACAGCGCCTCGGCGCACGACGCCAGCCTGACCACGGCCATGCGGGTGGGGCGCAGCATGGGCCTGAGCTTGCCGGCCGACCTTGTCATCTTTGGCGTCGGCGTCGTCGATGTGAGCAACTTCGGCGAGCAGCCCACGCCGGCGGTGGCGGCGGCGATTCCGCTCGTGGCCAACATGGTCATGCAGGAGTTGGGCGGGTGCTCCTGATCAGCGCCTGATCACAGCATTCACCGCAGGCTCCATCTGTGCAAGCACTTTCATGCCGGCGCTGTTGCCTCAAACCGGCGACAGCCACCACGGCGCCTCTCTTTCTCCACATTTCTCATCTCGGAGACACCATGATTTCCCCAGAGATCATTCGGCGCTACCCCTTCTTCGCCGGTTTCACCTACGACGACACTGTCAAGCTGGCCAACGTGGCCGAGGAAATGCACGTCGAGGCTGGCTATTGTTTCTTCCACGAGAACGAACTGCTTGCGCACATCTACTTCGCCCTGGAGGGCGCCGTGGGTGTGGTGATGGAGCTGCCAGCGCCCGACGTCGAACACCCGGTTTCCGATCAGTTCACCGGCCAGTTGAAGACGCAGGATGTGGTTGTGAGCCCGATTGGGCCGGGTGAACTGTTTGGCTGGTCGGCGTTGGTGCCGCCGTGCCAGGCCTCGGCCGGAGCCAAGGCGCTGACTGCCTGCCGCGTGTTGGCATTCGATGCCGCCAGGCTGAACAAGCTCTTTGCCGAGGATTGTCGCTTTGGCTATTTGATGATGCAAAAACTGGCCGATGTGATTCGCGCCCGGCTGCGCGATCTGCGCATCGAATCGTTGGCCCTGGCAGTCTAGCGCCCCCAACGCCGCGCCATCTCAGGCGGCGGGGCAGGGGTGGGGCACCTGGCGCGCTTGATCGTAGGAGACACTAAGAATTGCCATCGTCTCCTCGATGGTCACGACTGCGCGTTTCTCCCACTCGAGCCGCAAGATGAGCCTGGATTTCAGAGGTGAAAGAGAACGGCCCATGAGAGGCGATTGCTTACAACTGCCGGCAATGGCGGCGCCGTAATCTTGAAATAGGCAACGAGTAGATTATAATAACTGGCATGAGGCTTATCGATCGCCAG
This genomic stretch from Caldilineales bacterium harbors:
- a CDS encoding Crp/Fnr family transcriptional regulator produces the protein MISPEIIRRYPFFAGFTYDDTVKLANVAEEMHVEAGYCFFHENELLAHIYFALEGAVGVVMELPAPDVEHPVSDQFTGQLKTQDVVVSPIGPGELFGWSALVPPCQASAGAKALTACRVLAFDAARLNKLFAEDCRFGYLMMQKLADVIRARLRDLRIESLALAV